One segment of Leptospira fainei serovar Hurstbridge str. BUT 6 DNA contains the following:
- the casA gene encoding type I-E CRISPR-associated protein Cse1/CasA, with the protein MPQKKAVAKKKTQSREKAKEREQTDFSFNLLTEPWLPVISLKKEKQFLNLNEFLKNAHTLERFDFPLPGLETAVIRFLVALVHIVGAPETLKEWEEKLSKGKFEEGFIKELNAKYSDKLDLFSKKDPFMQEANLAKSEEGIDGVDRLISFFPYATNQIHWNHKFAEQSVNLTAISCASAVSLLLFSHSTMMAGGAGYKPGINGVPPLMILLKGTNLYNSIFLNVLNGNFVNSLFDQKYLGKNTSAFPIFKKGEISSEKINLQMGLLWKSRDLLLMPERSEEFSCSLSGRKSNILIKNVIFNPQSIFTKKDSFWHDPTIIKIDAGSKGIKKMTTQNRDLPAWKEYPSLINTKGRNGNKRIFFPPLVIQQLSTIQPIRKRPKGNIMIFSLATDNKAKIFEISENEYFFNPTFIDNEDSIKAIEGFVNSVEQFQWKLQSALKIAYKIRPGSNIRPPSFEAAYWHEIGSNFEEALERLSIEDDINLIQNSWNELLANHVWKTFYKHTEKLILNPKNLKQYQAGNQFLEKQIQNVLLKHKRKAK; encoded by the coding sequence ATGCCTCAGAAAAAAGCAGTAGCTAAGAAAAAAACGCAATCAAGAGAAAAAGCAAAGGAGCGGGAACAAACCGATTTTAGTTTCAATCTTTTGACAGAGCCTTGGCTGCCTGTCATTAGTCTGAAAAAAGAAAAACAATTTCTCAATCTAAACGAATTTCTCAAAAACGCTCATACATTAGAACGTTTCGATTTTCCTTTACCAGGTTTAGAAACGGCTGTTATACGATTTCTAGTCGCATTAGTTCATATAGTGGGCGCCCCTGAAACCCTTAAAGAATGGGAAGAAAAACTCTCTAAGGGCAAGTTTGAGGAAGGCTTCATCAAAGAATTGAATGCAAAGTATTCCGATAAACTGGATTTATTTAGCAAGAAAGATCCCTTTATGCAAGAAGCGAACTTGGCGAAATCTGAGGAAGGTATAGATGGAGTAGATAGGCTAATTAGTTTTTTCCCCTATGCTACAAACCAAATTCACTGGAATCATAAATTTGCCGAGCAAAGTGTAAACCTAACAGCTATTTCATGTGCCTCTGCAGTTAGTTTACTATTATTTAGTCATTCAACGATGATGGCAGGTGGAGCAGGCTACAAACCCGGCATTAATGGAGTTCCTCCGTTAATGATTTTATTAAAAGGAACGAATCTATACAACTCTATCTTTTTAAACGTGTTGAATGGAAATTTTGTTAATTCATTATTTGATCAAAAGTATCTAGGAAAAAATACTTCTGCATTTCCGATCTTTAAAAAAGGAGAAATTTCTTCTGAAAAAATCAACTTACAAATGGGACTCCTTTGGAAATCAAGAGACCTATTGCTTATGCCTGAGCGAAGCGAAGAATTCTCCTGCTCTCTATCTGGCAGAAAGAGTAATATATTAATTAAAAATGTGATATTTAATCCGCAGAGCATATTCACTAAGAAGGACTCCTTCTGGCATGATCCAACAATCATCAAAATAGATGCTGGTAGCAAAGGAATAAAAAAAATGACTACCCAAAATAGAGACCTTCCTGCCTGGAAAGAATATCCGTCTTTAATTAACACAAAAGGAAGGAATGGAAATAAAAGAATCTTCTTTCCTCCGTTAGTAATTCAGCAACTATCTACAATCCAGCCAATCAGAAAACGTCCTAAAGGAAATATCATGATATTCTCCTTAGCAACGGATAATAAGGCTAAAATATTCGAAATCAGTGAAAACGAATATTTTTTCAACCCGACATTTATTGATAACGAAGATTCAATCAAAGCAATCGAAGGATTCGTCAATAGCGTAGAACAATTTCAATGGAAATTACAATCGGCATTAAAGATCGCATATAAAATTAGACCAGGCTCAAACATACGTCCTCCTTCATTCGAAGCTGCATATTGGCACGAAATCGGATCTAATTTTGAAGAAGCCTTGGAGCGACTTTCTATCGAAGACGATATCAATCTAATTCAAAACTCCTGGAACGAGCTTCTGGCAAATCATGTTTGGAAAACATTTTACAAACATACAGAAAAATTAATACTAAATCCCAAAAATCTCAAACAATACCAAGCAGGAAATCAGTTTTTGGAAAAACAAATTCAGAATGTATTACTTAAACATAAGAGGAAAGCAAAATGA